One window of the Bradyrhizobium sp. NP1 genome contains the following:
- a CDS encoding cytochrome P450, whose amino-acid sequence MNLQTSLRADRNERLRLAREEAYATPLKDFHPGAPKLFQDDTLWPWFERLRKEEPVHYCTNAPIEPYWSVVKYHDIMHVDTSHGIFSSDAALGGISIKDAPPGYDWPSFIAMDQPRHADQRKTVAPMFTPTHLDELAKLIRQRSAKVLDNLPRNETFNFVEKVSIELTTQMLATLFDFPFEERRKLTRWSDVSTALPKSGIVESAEERRREMDECREYFARLWNERVNAEPRNDLISMMAHSEATRHMDPDNLMGNIILLIVGGNDTTRNTMSGSVLALNENPDQFKKLRENPALIDTMVPEVIRWQTPLAHMRRTALVDTEIGGKKISKGDRVVMWYISGNRDDEVIENPNEFIIDRARPRIHLSFGFGIHRCVGMRLAELQLRIVWQEMLKRFDRIEVVGEPKRVYSSFVRGIEDLPVRIPG is encoded by the coding sequence ATGAACCTGCAGACCAGTCTCCGGGCCGACCGCAACGAGCGCCTGCGCCTCGCGCGCGAGGAGGCGTATGCGACGCCGCTGAAGGATTTCCATCCCGGCGCGCCAAAGCTGTTCCAGGACGACACGCTGTGGCCGTGGTTCGAGCGGCTGCGCAAGGAAGAGCCGGTGCACTACTGCACCAATGCGCCGATCGAGCCCTATTGGTCAGTGGTGAAATACCACGACATCATGCATGTCGACACCAGCCACGGCATCTTCTCGTCTGACGCGGCGCTCGGCGGCATCTCGATCAAGGACGCCCCGCCCGGCTACGACTGGCCGAGCTTCATCGCGATGGACCAGCCCAGGCACGCCGACCAGCGCAAGACCGTGGCGCCGATGTTCACGCCGACGCATCTGGACGAGCTGGCGAAATTGATCCGCCAGCGCTCGGCCAAGGTGCTCGACAATTTGCCGCGCAACGAGACCTTCAACTTCGTGGAAAAGGTCTCGATCGAATTGACCACGCAGATGCTCGCCACCCTGTTCGATTTCCCGTTCGAGGAGCGGCGCAAGCTGACGCGCTGGTCCGACGTCTCGACCGCGCTGCCCAAGAGCGGCATCGTGGAATCGGCCGAAGAGCGCCGGCGCGAGATGGACGAGTGCCGCGAATATTTCGCGCGCCTGTGGAACGAGCGCGTCAATGCCGAGCCGCGCAACGACCTGATCTCGATGATGGCGCACAGCGAGGCCACGCGCCACATGGACCCCGACAACCTGATGGGCAACATCATCCTGCTCATCGTCGGCGGCAACGACACCACGCGCAACACCATGTCGGGCTCGGTGCTCGCGCTCAACGAGAACCCCGACCAGTTCAAGAAGCTGCGGGAGAATCCCGCGCTGATCGACACCATGGTGCCCGAGGTGATCCGCTGGCAGACGCCGCTCGCCCACATGCGGCGCACCGCGCTGGTCGACACCGAGATCGGCGGCAAGAAGATCAGCAAGGGCGACCGCGTCGTGATGTGGTACATCTCGGGCAACCGCGACGACGAGGTGATCGAGAACCCGAACGAATTCATCATCGACCGCGCGCGCCCGCGCATCCATCTGTCGTTCGGCTTCGGCATCCACCGCTGCGTCGGCATGCGGCTCGCCGAATTGCAATTGCGGATCGTCTGGCAGGAGATGCTGAAGCGGTTCGACCGCATCGAGGTGGTGGGCGAGCCGAAGCGGGTCTATTCCAGCTTCGTGCGCGGCATCGAGGATCTGCCCGTGCGTATCCCCGGCTAG
- a CDS encoding acyl-CoA dehydrogenase family protein, producing the protein MTAQEQQDDHSDIRDAIAKLCAQFPGEYWRKLDREMTYPSAFVDELTQAGYLSVLIPEEYGGAGLKLSAAAAILEEIQRAGCNGGGCHAQMYTMGTLLRHGSEAQKAKWLPKIASGELRLQAFGVTEPTSGTDTSSLKTFARREGNDSYIVNGQKIWTSRAEYSDLMILLARTTPKDQVRKRTDGLSVFIVDMREAKKAGLSIRPIRTMMNHSTTEVFFTDMKVPAENLIGEEGKGFRYILSGMNAERILIAAECIGDAKWFIAKATAYAKERSVFGRPIGQNQGIQFPIAKAYASMRAAELMVKEATRKYEAGLDCGAEANMAKMLAADASWEAANACVQTHGGFGFAEEYDVERKFRETRLYQVAPISTNLILSYVAEHVLGMPRSY; encoded by the coding sequence ATGACCGCACAAGAACAGCAAGACGACCATTCCGACATCCGCGACGCCATCGCCAAGCTCTGCGCGCAATTCCCCGGCGAATACTGGCGCAAGCTCGATCGCGAGATGACCTACCCTTCCGCCTTCGTCGACGAGCTGACGCAGGCCGGCTACCTCTCGGTGCTGATCCCCGAGGAATATGGCGGCGCGGGCCTGAAATTGTCGGCGGCGGCCGCGATCCTGGAGGAGATCCAGCGCGCGGGCTGCAACGGCGGCGGCTGCCACGCCCAGATGTACACCATGGGCACGCTGCTGCGGCACGGCAGCGAGGCGCAGAAGGCGAAATGGCTGCCCAAGATCGCAAGCGGTGAATTGAGGTTGCAGGCCTTCGGCGTCACCGAGCCGACCTCGGGCACCGACACCTCGTCGCTGAAGACCTTTGCGCGGCGCGAGGGCAATGACAGCTACATCGTCAACGGCCAGAAGATCTGGACCAGCCGCGCCGAATATTCCGACCTGATGATCCTGCTGGCGCGCACCACGCCGAAGGACCAGGTGAGGAAGCGCACCGACGGACTTTCCGTGTTCATCGTCGACATGCGCGAGGCCAAGAAGGCGGGGCTCTCGATCCGCCCGATCCGCACCATGATGAACCACTCCACCACCGAAGTGTTCTTCACCGACATGAAGGTGCCGGCGGAAAACCTGATCGGCGAGGAGGGCAAGGGCTTTCGCTACATCCTCTCCGGCATGAATGCCGAGCGCATCCTGATCGCCGCCGAATGCATCGGCGACGCCAAATGGTTCATTGCGAAGGCGACCGCCTACGCCAAGGAACGCAGCGTGTTCGGCCGGCCGATCGGTCAGAACCAGGGCATCCAGTTTCCGATCGCCAAGGCCTATGCGTCGATGCGCGCGGCCGAGCTGATGGTGAAGGAGGCGACCCGCAAATACGAGGCCGGCCTCGATTGCGGCGCCGAAGCCAACATGGCCAAGATGCTCGCCGCCGACGCCTCCTGGGAGGCGGCGAATGCCTGCGTGCAGACCCATGGCGGCTTCGGCTTTGCCGAGGAATACGACGTCGAGCGCAAGTTCCGCGAGACGAGGCTCTACCAGGTGGCGCCGATCTCGACCAATCTGATCCTGTCCTATGTCGCCGAGCATGTGCTCGGCATGCCCCGCTCCTACTGA
- a CDS encoding CaiB/BaiF CoA-transferase family protein — translation MLPLEGIRVIAVEQAVAAPFCSSRLADAGAEVIKVERPEGDFARGYDAAARGQSSYFVWLNRGKQSVVVDLASSEGRAALEELIAGADVLLQNLKPGAMDKLGFSLERLRKDYPALICCTISGYGDEGPYAHRKAYDLLIQAESGLASITGGPDGPSRVGLSIVDIATGATAHASILEALFARTRTGKGADIRISMFDVMADWLTVPLLNSEDGKPPQRIGLAHPSIAPYGVFHSKDGKEILISIQSEREWKKLCADVLGRPDLPGDPRFANMVERVKNRALTDKAVGDAFASMTRDELLARLADADIAFAEVNTMADLSHHPHLRRIAVDTPNGTVSYPAPAAIFVGEARRYGAVPAIGDHRDLNETPRARKTS, via the coding sequence ATGTTGCCGCTGGAGGGAATAAGGGTCATCGCCGTCGAGCAGGCGGTCGCTGCACCCTTCTGCTCGTCGCGCCTGGCGGATGCCGGCGCCGAGGTGATCAAGGTCGAGCGGCCGGAGGGCGATTTCGCCCGCGGCTATGATGCCGCCGCCCGCGGCCAGAGCAGCTATTTCGTCTGGCTCAACCGCGGCAAGCAGTCCGTGGTCGTCGATCTCGCCAGCAGCGAAGGTCGCGCCGCATTGGAAGAGCTGATCGCCGGCGCCGACGTGCTGTTGCAGAACCTGAAGCCCGGCGCGATGGACAAGCTCGGCTTTTCGCTTGAACGCCTGCGCAAGGACTATCCGGCACTGATCTGCTGCACGATTTCGGGTTATGGCGACGAGGGCCCTTATGCCCACCGCAAAGCCTATGACCTGCTGATCCAGGCCGAGAGCGGGCTTGCCTCGATCACCGGCGGACCGGACGGGCCCTCGCGCGTCGGCCTTTCCATCGTCGACATCGCGACCGGCGCCACCGCACACGCCTCGATCCTGGAGGCGCTGTTCGCGCGCACCCGCACCGGAAAGGGCGCCGACATCCGCATCTCGATGTTCGACGTGATGGCCGACTGGCTGACGGTGCCGCTGCTCAATTCCGAGGACGGCAAGCCGCCGCAGCGCATCGGGCTTGCCCATCCCTCGATCGCGCCCTACGGCGTGTTCCACTCCAAGGACGGCAAGGAGATCCTGATCTCGATCCAGAGCGAGCGGGAATGGAAGAAGCTTTGCGCCGACGTGCTGGGCCGGCCTGACCTGCCCGGCGATCCCCGCTTTGCCAACATGGTGGAGCGGGTGAAAAACCGCGCGCTGACCGACAAGGCGGTCGGCGATGCCTTCGCCAGCATGACGCGCGACGAGCTGCTGGCGCGGCTGGCGGACGCCGACATCGCCTTTGCCGAGGTCAACACCATGGCGGACCTGTCGCACCATCCGCATCTGCGGCGCATCGCGGTCGACACGCCGAACGGCACCGTGTCCTACCCGGCGCCGGCCGCGATTTTCGTCGGCGAAGCGCGGCGCTATGGTGCGGTTCCCGCGATCGGCGACCACAGGGATTTGAACGAGACGCCCCGCGCCCGGAAGACCTCATGA
- a CDS encoding TIGR01620 family protein, whose amino-acid sequence MSDKTHRRPATFRLDDPGVVVVDGDEHARAGRGTVRITPEPEPALPVPVDAPPVPARRGFRWGTLFWTATGGLVLLGAGLGVARLVEDLFARSEGLGILGLALAVLAALALAAIVARETFGLMRLATIEKLHRRALDVLASDDRAASRAVVNDLLQLAHQNPQLARARAALKDHANDIIDGADMIRLAERELMTPLDAEARRLVSVAAQRVSVVTAVSPRAAIDVLFVFVASLRLIRQLARLYGGRPGALGMIRLLRHVVAHLAITGGMAASDSVVQQMLGHGIAAKLSQRLGEGILNGLLTARLGLAAIDVTRPLPFTALPRPVLADLARDLLRKREDAEEN is encoded by the coding sequence ATGAGCGACAAGACCCATCGGCGGCCGGCGACCTTCCGCCTCGACGATCCCGGCGTGGTCGTCGTCGACGGTGACGAGCACGCCCGCGCCGGCCGCGGCACGGTGCGCATCACGCCCGAACCCGAGCCGGCGCTGCCTGTTCCGGTTGATGCCCCGCCGGTGCCGGCGCGCCGCGGCTTCCGCTGGGGCACGCTGTTCTGGACCGCGACGGGAGGACTCGTGCTGCTTGGCGCGGGCCTCGGCGTCGCCAGGCTGGTCGAGGACCTGTTCGCGCGCAGCGAAGGCCTCGGCATTCTCGGCCTCGCGCTCGCGGTTCTCGCCGCGCTGGCGCTGGCCGCGATCGTCGCGCGCGAAACCTTCGGGCTGATGCGGCTTGCCACCATCGAGAAGCTGCATCGGCGGGCGCTCGACGTGCTGGCGAGCGACGACCGCGCCGCCAGCCGCGCCGTCGTCAACGACCTGTTGCAGCTCGCGCACCAGAATCCGCAGCTGGCGCGCGCCCGCGCCGCGCTGAAGGACCACGCCAACGACATCATCGACGGCGCCGATATGATCCGGCTCGCCGAGCGCGAACTGATGACGCCGCTCGACGCCGAGGCGCGGCGGCTGGTGTCGGTGGCCGCGCAGCGCGTCTCCGTGGTGACGGCGGTGAGCCCGCGCGCCGCGATCGACGTGCTGTTCGTGTTCGTGGCGTCGCTGCGGCTGATCCGGCAGCTGGCGCGGCTCTATGGCGGCCGGCCGGGTGCGCTCGGCATGATCCGCCTGCTGCGCCACGTGGTCGCCCATCTCGCCATCACCGGCGGCATGGCGGCGAGCGACAGCGTGGTGCAGCAGATGCTCGGCCATGGCATCGCGGCGAAACTCTCGCAGCGCCTCGGCGAAGGCATCCTGAACGGGCTGCTCACCGCGCGCCTCGGGCTTGCCGCCATTGACGTGACGCGGCCGCTGCCGTTCACGGCGCTGCCGCGGCCGGTGCTCGCCGATCTCGCGCGGGATCTGTTGCGCAAGCGCGAGGACGCGGAAGAGAACTAG
- the mdlC gene encoding benzoylformate decarboxylase codes for MSRKPARAASAAVTVKQATFDLLRAFGIKKVFGNPGSTELPFLSDWPDDIDYVLGLQEASVVGMADGYAQATRNAGFVNLHSAAGVGNALGNIYTAYRNQTPLVITAGQQARSILPLQAFLSAERAAEFPRPYVKYSIEPARSEDVPAAIARAYYVAMQPPCGPTFVSVPIDDWMQPTQPVAARHISRELGADPDAMATLVEALAASKRPAFVVGPAVDRAQAVESMVKLAEKAKAVVWASPFSPRCSFPERHPQFAGLLPASPGQISEALRDNDLVVVVGAPVFTFHVEGHAAIFDGPTAIFQLTDDPEAASITPVGTSIVATMKPALSALLSLLPETRRETPRGRTLPPPPASGEPIPVEFLMHTLSAAMPGNARLVEEVPSHRPAMQKFMPMRGQDSFFTMASGGLGFALPASVGMALGSPEARTVCLIGDGSAMYSIQALWTAAQRKLPLTVVVVNNAGYGAMRSFSQVMQVRNVPGLDLPGIDFVRIAQGMGCDAVRVTKSSELAPALKHGLSQAGVSLVEVMVDSAVPLLYTQKH; via the coding sequence TTGTCCCGCAAACCCGCCAGAGCCGCTTCCGCCGCAGTCACCGTCAAGCAGGCCACCTTCGATCTGTTGCGCGCCTTCGGCATCAAGAAAGTGTTCGGCAATCCCGGCTCGACCGAGCTGCCGTTCCTTTCCGACTGGCCCGACGACATCGACTACGTGCTCGGCCTGCAGGAGGCCTCCGTGGTCGGCATGGCCGACGGCTACGCCCAGGCGACCCGCAATGCCGGCTTCGTCAACCTGCATTCGGCAGCCGGCGTCGGCAACGCGCTCGGCAACATCTATACCGCCTATCGCAACCAGACGCCGCTCGTGATTACCGCGGGCCAGCAGGCGCGCTCGATCCTGCCCCTGCAGGCGTTCCTCTCCGCCGAGCGCGCCGCGGAATTTCCGCGACCCTACGTGAAATACAGCATCGAGCCGGCGCGGTCCGAAGACGTGCCCGCCGCGATCGCGCGCGCCTATTACGTCGCGATGCAGCCGCCCTGCGGACCGACCTTCGTCTCGGTGCCGATCGACGACTGGATGCAGCCGACGCAGCCGGTTGCCGCCCGCCACATCAGCCGCGAGTTGGGTGCCGATCCGGACGCGATGGCCACGCTCGTCGAGGCGCTCGCGGCAAGCAAGCGGCCCGCCTTCGTGGTCGGCCCCGCGGTCGACCGCGCCCAGGCCGTGGAAAGCATGGTGAAGCTGGCGGAGAAAGCGAAAGCCGTGGTCTGGGCGAGCCCGTTCTCGCCGCGCTGCTCGTTTCCCGAGCGGCACCCGCAATTCGCCGGACTGCTGCCGGCATCGCCGGGGCAGATTTCCGAGGCCTTGCGCGACAACGACCTCGTGGTCGTGGTCGGCGCGCCGGTGTTCACCTTCCATGTCGAGGGCCATGCCGCGATCTTCGACGGTCCGACCGCGATCTTCCAGCTCACCGACGATCCCGAGGCCGCCTCGATCACGCCGGTCGGCACCTCCATCGTCGCGACCATGAAGCCGGCGCTGTCGGCGCTGCTTTCGCTGCTGCCGGAAACAAGGCGCGAGACGCCGCGCGGCCGCACGCTGCCGCCGCCTCCCGCATCCGGCGAACCGATCCCGGTCGAATTCCTGATGCATACGCTGTCGGCGGCGATGCCCGGCAATGCGCGACTGGTCGAGGAAGTGCCCTCGCACCGTCCGGCAATGCAAAAATTCATGCCGATGCGCGGCCAGGACAGCTTCTTCACCATGGCGAGCGGCGGACTCGGCTTCGCGCTGCCGGCCTCCGTCGGCATGGCGCTAGGCAGCCCCGAGGCGCGCACCGTGTGTCTGATCGGCGACGGCTCGGCGATGTATTCGATCCAGGCGTTGTGGACCGCGGCGCAGCGCAAGCTGCCGCTGACGGTGGTCGTGGTCAACAATGCGGGCTACGGCGCGATGCGCTCCTTCAGCCAGGTGATGCAGGTGCGCAACGTGCCTGGCCTCGACCTGCCCGGCATCGATTTCGTCAGAATCGCGCAGGGCATGGGCTGCGACGCCGTGCGCGTCACGAAGTCATCCGAGCTCGCGCCCGCGCTCAAGCATGGGCTGTCGCAAGCCGGCGTCAGCCTGGTCGAGGTGATGGTGGATTCGGCGGTGCCGCTGCTCTACACGCAGAAGCATTAG
- a CDS encoding PaaI family thioesterase, with translation MSTERNPPSLAEAVNAKGFGAAAGFRIVKVEPGQAEVALARRDDLTQFFGYFHGGVITALADQAAGVAITSGLPKGRIGVTVELKVNFLSPADGTELVARAKTLQMSGSIGVATVEIFTGGDKPERLCAFCTATMRALDLPAEFR, from the coding sequence ATGAGCACCGAGCGCAACCCACCCTCGCTCGCCGAAGCCGTCAACGCCAAGGGCTTTGGCGCCGCCGCCGGCTTCCGCATCGTCAAGGTCGAGCCGGGCCAGGCCGAGGTCGCGCTCGCGCGCCGCGACGACCTCACCCAGTTCTTCGGCTATTTCCATGGCGGCGTCATCACTGCGCTCGCCGACCAGGCCGCCGGTGTCGCGATCACCTCGGGGCTGCCGAAGGGACGGATCGGGGTGACCGTGGAACTCAAGGTGAATTTTCTCAGTCCGGCCGACGGCACCGAGCTTGTGGCGCGCGCCAAAACCCTGCAAATGTCGGGCTCGATCGGTGTCGCCACCGTCGAGATCTTCACCGGAGGCGACAAGCCCGAGCGCCTTTGCGCATTCTGCACCGCCACGATGCGCGCCCTTGACCTGCCGGCCGAGTTTCGATGA
- a CDS encoding MaoC family dehydratase N-terminal domain-containing protein, with product MTDKLDLDHLRKWIGRTTEASDIVTAQLVKGLRATLFQEIGEPKTGDAAPFTVHWCLAQPVFPMSELGPDGHPTRGGFLPPVPLPRRMWAGGEIEFLDPLRVGDEAKRTSKIVDVTVKSGSTGQLCFVSVEHVITTTRGIAIRERQDIVYREMTGQSAAPAKAAPPPPAARHRETHMSDPVLLFRYSALTFNGHRIHYDRDYVTKVEGYPGLIFHGPLQAAFIVELAAKLHGGKPPKKLSYRGVQPLFEGSEFSINANEDGGSMELWTANAAGQPTMKGTATW from the coding sequence ATGACCGACAAGCTCGACCTCGATCATCTGCGCAAGTGGATCGGCCGCACCACCGAGGCTTCCGACATCGTCACGGCGCAGCTCGTCAAGGGCCTGCGCGCGACGCTGTTCCAGGAGATCGGCGAGCCGAAGACGGGCGATGCTGCGCCCTTCACCGTGCATTGGTGCCTGGCGCAGCCGGTGTTTCCGATGTCGGAGCTTGGACCGGACGGCCATCCGACCCGCGGCGGCTTCCTGCCGCCGGTGCCGCTGCCGCGCCGGATGTGGGCCGGCGGCGAGATCGAATTCCTCGACCCGTTGCGGGTCGGCGATGAAGCCAAGCGCACGTCGAAAATCGTCGATGTGACCGTGAAAAGCGGCTCGACCGGCCAGCTCTGTTTCGTCTCGGTCGAGCATGTGATCACGACCACACGCGGCATCGCGATCCGCGAACGGCAGGACATCGTCTACCGCGAGATGACGGGCCAGAGCGCTGCGCCGGCGAAGGCCGCCCCGCCCCCGCCGGCGGCCAGGCATCGCGAGACCCACATGTCCGATCCGGTGCTGCTGTTCCGCTATTCCGCGCTGACCTTCAACGGCCATCGCATCCATTACGACCGCGACTATGTCACCAAGGTCGAGGGCTATCCGGGCCTGATCTTCCATGGGCCGCTGCAGGCGGCCTTCATCGTGGAGCTCGCGGCGAAACTACACGGCGGCAAGCCGCCCAAAAAGCTCAGCTATCGCGGCGTGCAGCCGCTGTTCGAGGGCAGCGAGTTCTCGATCAACGCCAACGAGGATGGCGGGTCCATGGAGCTGTGGACCGCGAATGCCGCCGGACAGCCGACCATGAAGGGGACCGCGACGTGGTGA
- a CDS encoding YcjX family protein has protein sequence MPPTFQDILEEARLSARALLDYGEHLFNPTVRLGVTGLSRAGKTVFITALVHGLIRGGRFPVFEPYASGRIARARLEPQPDDAVPRFAYEDHVRALTEERRWPNSTVDISELRLVIDYQRQNGADRTLTLDIVDYPGEWLLDLPLLDKTYEQWSAESLALSREKPRAHLAAAWHAALAGLDAEGREDEQATLAAAKLFTDYLRACRDERFAMSLLPPGRFLMPGNLAGSPALTFAPLDVPADGTAPSGSLWAMMVRRYEAYKDIVVRPFFRDHFARLDRQIVLVDALSAFNSGPEALHDLEAALAGILDCFRVGRSSFLANLFRPRIDRILFAATKADHLHHQSHDRLEAVLRRAVASAAGRAEASGAAIDVVALAAVRATREAMVARGRDRLPSILGTPAPGETAGGEAFDGNTEVATFPGDLPADAGTLFGGEDAFRGLSSTGAGESDFRFLRFRPPALERDGDGEPVLPHIRLDRALQFLIGDRLQ, from the coding sequence ATGCCCCCGACTTTCCAGGACATTCTTGAAGAAGCCCGGCTGTCGGCGCGGGCGCTGCTCGACTATGGCGAGCACCTGTTCAATCCGACGGTGCGGCTTGGCGTCACGGGATTGTCACGGGCCGGCAAGACCGTATTCATCACCGCGCTGGTCCACGGCCTGATCCGCGGCGGCCGCTTCCCGGTGTTCGAGCCCTATGCCTCCGGGCGCATCGCCCGCGCCCGCCTGGAACCGCAGCCTGATGACGCCGTGCCGCGCTTTGCCTATGAAGACCATGTCCGCGCCCTGACCGAGGAGCGGCGCTGGCCGAACTCGACCGTCGACATCAGCGAGCTCAGGCTCGTGATCGACTATCAGCGCCAGAACGGCGCCGACCGCACCCTGACGCTCGACATCGTCGACTATCCCGGCGAATGGCTGCTCGACCTGCCGCTGCTCGACAAGACCTATGAACAATGGTCGGCGGAAAGCCTGGCGCTGTCGCGCGAGAAGCCGCGCGCGCATCTCGCGGCCGCCTGGCACGCGGCGCTTGCGGGCCTCGACGCCGAGGGCCGCGAGGACGAGCAGGCGACGCTGGCCGCGGCAAAGCTCTTCACCGACTATTTGCGCGCCTGCCGCGACGAGCGTTTCGCGATGAGCCTGCTGCCGCCCGGGCGCTTCCTGATGCCGGGAAATCTCGCGGGCTCGCCGGCGCTGACCTTCGCCCCGCTCGACGTGCCGGCCGACGGCACGGCGCCGTCGGGCTCGCTGTGGGCGATGATGGTGCGCCGCTACGAGGCCTACAAGGACATCGTGGTGCGCCCGTTCTTCCGCGATCATTTCGCTCGCCTCGACCGCCAGATCGTGCTGGTCGATGCGCTGTCCGCCTTCAATTCCGGCCCCGAGGCGCTGCACGATCTCGAAGCGGCGCTCGCCGGCATCCTCGATTGCTTCAGGGTCGGCCGCAGCAGCTTCCTCGCGAACCTGTTCCGCCCGCGGATCGACCGCATCCTGTTCGCCGCCACCAAGGCCGACCATCTGCACCACCAGAGCCATGACCGGCTCGAGGCCGTGCTGCGGCGCGCGGTCGCAAGCGCGGCCGGACGCGCGGAGGCCAGCGGAGCCGCGATCGACGTCGTGGCGCTCGCCGCCGTGCGCGCCACGCGCGAGGCGATGGTCGCGCGCGGCCGCGACCGGTTGCCGTCGATCCTGGGCACCCCGGCGCCCGGCGAAACCGCGGGCGGCGAGGCGTTCGACGGCAATACGGAAGTGGCGACCTTTCCGGGCGACCTGCCGGCCGACGCCGGCACGCTGTTCGGCGGCGAGGATGCCTTCCGCGGCCTTTCCTCGACCGGCGCGGGCGAGAGCGACTTCCGCTTCCTGCGTTTCCGGCCGCCGGCGCTCGAACGCGATGGCGACGGCGAGCCCGTGCTGCCTCACATCCGCCTTGACCGGGCGCTGCAGTTTCTGATCGGAGACCGACTGCAATGA
- a CDS encoding SDR family oxidoreductase, with the protein MQVTGKIVVVTGGAKGIGKALCEALHRAGAAKVVVADIDPAGARAVAGTLDGAAFKCDVAKEKDIFHLIDETERLFGPIDLFCSNAGIGGGFDPLGENAGGTSDEPWSRAWAVHVMAHVYAARHLVPRMKTRGGGYFLNTISAAGLLSQVGSPVYSTTKHGAVGFAESLAIAHKAHGIKVSILCPQGVETDMLRSIPKGPQSGDGDLTPEQVASDALKGIEQESFVILPHPQVLGYMRKKTENYERWIGGMAKLQAQMREGH; encoded by the coding sequence ATGCAGGTGACCGGCAAGATCGTGGTTGTCACCGGAGGCGCCAAGGGCATCGGCAAGGCGCTGTGCGAAGCCTTGCACAGGGCCGGCGCCGCCAAGGTGGTGGTCGCCGACATCGATCCGGCGGGGGCGCGCGCGGTCGCCGGCACGCTCGACGGCGCGGCCTTCAAATGCGACGTCGCCAAGGAAAAGGACATTTTCCACCTTATCGACGAGACCGAGCGGCTGTTCGGCCCGATCGACCTGTTCTGTTCCAATGCCGGGATCGGCGGCGGCTTCGATCCGCTCGGGGAGAATGCCGGCGGCACCTCGGACGAGCCCTGGTCGCGGGCCTGGGCCGTCCATGTCATGGCCCATGTCTATGCGGCGCGGCATCTGGTGCCGCGCATGAAGACGCGGGGCGGCGGCTATTTCCTCAATACGATCTCGGCGGCGGGCCTGCTGTCGCAGGTCGGCAGCCCCGTCTATTCCACCACCAAGCATGGCGCCGTCGGCTTCGCCGAGAGCCTTGCGATCGCGCACAAGGCCCACGGCATCAAGGTCTCGATCCTCTGTCCGCAGGGCGTGGAGACCGACATGCTGCGATCCATTCCGAAGGGACCACAATCCGGCGACGGCGACCTGACGCCGGAGCAGGTGGCGAGCGATGCGCTCAAGGGCATCGAGCAGGAGAGCTTCGTGATCCTGCCGCACCCGCAGGTGCTCGGCTATATGCGCAAGAAGACCGAGAACTACGAGCGCTGGATCGGCGGCATGGCCAAGCTGCAGGCGCAAATGCGCGAGGGGCACTGA
- a CDS encoding hemolysin III family protein: MSVFKLKQFASTSVHAAADAVGWNYDRAEIIADGVVHVVGLCLGLIAASVLVVLTAIYASALDIVVVSIYVAGLLSMLGLSASYNLWPVSRTKWILRRFDHSAIYVLIAATYTPFIVELKDSIFAIALLIGVWCVAIFGIVLKLRWPGRFDRLSIGLYLALGWSGLMLYHSVVTALPSTALGFVVAGGALYSLGVIFHAWRRLRFQNVIWHCFVLLGAACHYTAVLDIVLT, from the coding sequence ATGAGCGTCTTCAAACTGAAACAGTTCGCCTCCACCTCCGTGCATGCGGCAGCCGACGCGGTCGGCTGGAACTATGACCGCGCCGAGATCATCGCCGACGGCGTCGTGCATGTCGTCGGCCTCTGTCTCGGCCTGATCGCGGCCAGCGTGCTGGTGGTGCTCACGGCCATCTATGCCAGCGCGCTCGACATCGTCGTGGTCTCGATCTACGTCGCCGGCCTGCTGTCGATGCTGGGCCTGTCCGCGAGCTACAATCTGTGGCCGGTGTCGCGCACCAAATGGATCCTGCGCCGCTTCGACCATTCGGCGATCTATGTGCTGATCGCGGCGACCTACACGCCCTTCATCGTGGAACTGAAGGACAGCATCTTCGCCATTGCGCTGCTGATCGGCGTGTGGTGCGTGGCGATCTTCGGCATCGTGCTCAAGCTGCGCTGGCCCGGGCGGTTCGACCGGCTCTCGATCGGGCTTTATCTCGCGCTCGGCTGGAGCGGCCTGATGCTGTACCATTCCGTCGTGACCGCGCTGCCGAGCACGGCGCTGGGGTTCGTGGTCGCTGGCGGCGCGCTGTACAGCCTCGGCGTGATCTTCCACGCCTGGCGGCGGCTGCGCTTCCAGAACGTGATCTGGCACTGCTTCGTGCTGCTGGGTGCGGCTTGCCACTATACGGCGGTGCTCGATATCGTGTTGACCTGA